A segment of the Plasmodium relictum strain SGS1 genome assembly, contig: PRELSG_00_v1_444, whole genome shotgun sequence genome:
GATGAAATACAAAAAGGGTTAGAGGTCATAAAACAAgctaatgaaaataaaatataaataaaattattacttCCCCTAAGTGGTGGAgtatggttaataaaaggtattattaaccttttgtagcatgctaagctagttgctagttgtatacgtacaagttagccatgcactgacgctagtcctatataaaaaaaaaaaaaaaaataaagttatttttttttgtttgtttatttatatatatatacatctttgtaattaaaaaaaaaaaaaaaaaattaaatattttttttttgggaagagttttttttttaaaagaaatgttatgttatgttatgttttaatttttagtgtaaataaaaattaaaagaaagaaatgttaacttattaaaaacttaagtgataagagaaatgtttatgtattattcaatgtatatttttgaaataacattgaatatcataaaattttgatttaataaatttttataaattaattgtatgtttttaattaaaagaagatattaattctttgtaaataaaaactcatttataactgttaataggtttattaaaagatgaagtaaaatttaacttcaattaaatattatgcatcataagaaaacattatatatatatataataaaaacaaatatatatatataaacgtatacttagttatatatgctctttattaatttgtttgtttaatactctagcaaagtcattaaacgggcaattaataaatcatacaTACactagtaaactagcttagaGTACtaaaaaaggttaataatacattttattaaccaggaGTTGATAACATTATGTAAAAAGCTAAATTTCTTCATTGATAATTTATCTAGTTATTATATGCAAAAAGttaatatacatttttttattaaccaataacTAAATATGGtaattttttagtttataTACTTATTATATACAcagaaatatttatcatatatattatttaatttgaactAAGCAATTACATATTGCTTAACAAACATATATCTACTTTGAAAagtatatacttatttacaaagaataagtgtattcttttaatttaggAATGAGCACAAAtagttataacaaataacaaaaattaaattctaagttactattattttaaaataagcaAATATAGTATAACATATATtgtactttttatttattaaaaaaaattaaaaagttttCTTATACTCTTTTTTTCACTCTTCAAATTTTCCACgcgataaaaaaaaaaaatatagctatatttttttttttttttattagcgTTAATGATTAAAATGCTTTGAAAGTATTAAAATATCTAGTTAGTAAATCAACAAATCtgaaaaataattctataaattgtcaaaaacaaaaataataagaaataatatatattctttccattcaaataaaaaaaaaaacttataaaaataaaaaaacataatagctctttttttttttaactagagAATGTATATGGCTAATTCTATATTTTAgtaagaataaatataatttcctaagaggttaataatatcttttattaaccaattattgaaaaattttattttctaaaattatatattaagacaaaagaaaaatttctCTGAaaatggttaataaaagatataattaGCCTTTTATGGAATAATAGTTAGTAAATTGCATGGAAAATAACAAGTATAGTTTTAATTATAAcgattatttaaaatttatttttatattttatttcaattcTCTCTTGTGTTAAAATAGTTGAAATTATTACAAGAGACAAAGGAAGTAATATAGGAAAAGAAATTGGCAATGATATATAAAATGACAtacttaaaataaataatataaaaattaaaagggaCAAGAAAAATGCAAGGGATGAGAAAATTAgttttatattacttttgCATTTGCTTAAAATTTTCTCATTACATTTTACTTTATTACTTTTCTCTTTTGTGACTATTTCATTTCCCTGTTCTAcatctatatttttctttgtttCATTTAGTTCATTCTTTGATTCTAAACGTACTTCTTTCGTATCATGTTCCCAGGATTTTAATGttctttttgtttgttttatTGGATCACTACTTTCTGCTAATGATCTTTTGGATCCTAAATCTAATATGTTTTTTGAGTCATTTTTGTAATTCCACGATCTGCAAGAATCCCACTAAAATAGCAAGAAAACATTcggtatataaaaataaggattattttttattaatataattttgatttaaagaaatagtaaaaaaaataaaaaataaacatttttaagtattattattatcctaCATTATAAGAACATTGTAACATCCAAATTGAAAgggtaaatataaaaaattttataagaaaatataatatattttttttctctcttttactatatatttttaatgttgACACATCTGTAGTAATAAAGC
Coding sequences within it:
- a CDS encoding fam-h protein, whose amino-acid sequence is MNKKNNIILISNYMMYPRYYYNVAKGFITTDVSTLKIYSKREKKNILYFLIKFFIFTLSIWMLQCSYNWDSCRSWNYKNDSKNILDLGSKRSLAESSDPIKQTKRTLKSWEHDTKEVRLESKNELNETKKNIDVEQGNEIVTKEKSNKVKCNEKILSKCKSNIKLIFSSLAFFLSLLIFILFILSMSFYISLPISFPILLPLSLVIISTILTQERIEIKYKNKF